The following proteins come from a genomic window of Streptomyces sp. ALI-76-A:
- a CDS encoding recombinase family protein, with protein MPGIYDPTGPGKLLFGVFAAMAETKRENFRESTLEGLETASRKGIYGGRPPVSRPRARRVVPCFRRLP; from the coding sequence TTGCCCGGCATCTACGACCCCACCGGTCCCGGCAAGCTGCTGTTCGGGGTCTTCGCCGCGATGGCGGAGACGAAGCGGGAGAACTTCCGGGAGTCGACACTGGAGGGACTGGAGACCGCGTCCCGCAAGGGCATATACGGCGGCCGGCCCCCGGTCTCCCGGCCTCGGGCGCGTCGAGTAGTTCCTTGCTTCAGACGGCTGCCGTGA